Below is a genomic region from Vitis riparia cultivar Riparia Gloire de Montpellier isolate 1030 chromosome 16, EGFV_Vit.rip_1.0, whole genome shotgun sequence.
TTATGATGATGCAACcttgacaaataatttataagtcaatctataattaatatgttcatatgtcaaggtaccaaaatgaaagcaataatgacatatatatatatatatatatatatatatatatatatatatatatatatatatattatttgctaaatttttcttggtttaatGATATGCAATCTTGACTAAAAATTCATTAGTCAAAGTATAGTTAATCTTTTCTAcctaaataaaagtaataatgacatatatgcaTTTGCTAAATTTTTATATGGTTTATAATGACACAACCTTAATAGAAATTTATtagttaataaatatttaataaattaatattttaagattagaATATTTGGCAGCGTCACTTTAACATATAATTTGTAAGTGAAAATAagcctattttattttaatttattaaggttgagttattgaaaaacaaaatcctaatttaaggcaattttatcaaattttggtagtttttacaagaatattcattattattttgaatagaaatttgtgattaaaaaggataagataatgtttccatttaaaaataatatcaatatattgaaaactatacctataatcttattttaatattttggataAGACACTAAGTTATGTCTCTATATTTCTAATTGttggaattaaaatatattgcCACTAACTTGGGTCGGGGTCTCACAAGTATTaggtaattaaattattatttatgtgtttAATTAGACATTAAATCTACTAAGAATAACTTAATTAGTATTTAGGTATTATAACTAACCGTAGACCCATAAAATCAATCCATAGacccatttcttttaaaatattttaagcccGTTTTATTTAGTTTGGGCCCATTACATTTATGCTTTTGCCTGAGCCATAAAAAAAGcttaataaataagttttttttcctttctattccATTTCCTTCCACTTATAGCCGCCCcatcttcctttttctcttcttttcctatttttttttcttctttcttcttttttcttttttcttttttcatcctCTCATCCTCATATTCATGGCAGCCCCTACGCCACCACCTCCATCTCCCGTGTTGTTACCATCCATGAGTCCCACACCCACCATGCCACCATCTTTATATTCCCCCATGGCTATTGTTCCCATGTTCGCTACAACTCAAACGTGTTTCCCAATGTTTCACCACAGTCTCGACACTGTTGCAATTGTTTCGCCATAGCCCCAATGCGATTCTTAATGTTCCATCACCATCATAGCCACCATTGTTGCAGCCCACGACCTTGGTACCTCCTGCACTACCCATTGAATTTTGTTGGACTGACATCAACACCACCATCTCCGTGGTTGCCACTTCATTCTTCATCTTAGGGCTTCAAGAGATGTAGGTAAGTTTCCTTTGATCTCTACAGTACATGTTGAggtagttttaatttaatttttatatgggctTGGGTCTCATTTGCTTTATGATTGGGCTTCAAATATTTGGTGTATGGGTTTgatgttataatattttattacttgGGCCTTGTGTTTCATTTGGTTGAGCCCAATAATAAGAGTATCAAGCACACATAAGCGGGTTGGTTCTTTGAGAGCCATGGAGTTTTGTTGAACCTCAGGATTGTTGAGGTCATGCTTCACCATTGATTGGGTTTCAAGCAAGAGATAAGTATGGATGAGGCTTCATCTTGGAGGATATGTGAGTTTGAATATCCGCCGTGTTTTAAATTGAATCTAGAAtcacaaaatcaattcaattacAATTGATGATATTCAAGGTCAATAGgtgtatttattttatctatgtGATATTGAAGGTTAGTATATTTACTGTCTTacgaaaaaaaatcttttaattttttggtatttgttacttaattttatatttttgtgtttattcTACTAGGTATCTAAGAAATACATCAAGAAGAAGACAATGATGCAAAAAGAAAGATCACCtcttatgaaaataatgttgtacttttcaatttaagtttgtatattattttaattgaatgtttttagctaggttttgtttgtatatagaaaatagagaagTACTTGAAAAACATTTATGGAATTGTgttcttaatatttaatgtatatgtaataatttttttccttaaatagtaatttatttaaattattttagggACTTGATTGTgattatcataattaaaaatataccaaatttaattttgagataGGTTTCATATGGTATATAACAtgttcattttccattaaaaaataaaaattataataaaataatattaaattttttataagttatATTGACATATGGCTCATGCCCAATATTGACATGTGCACCGGCAACTATGACATATGTGATACCAAACATTGACATATATAAAGCAATTATGATATAGATATAAAATCTAACCTTGacatatatatttagaaatcTTGACATATGTGGGATTAATCATGACATATATGACGTCTGACCTTGACACTTGTTGGAGTAACCTTAACAAAAGAGTAAGTTAACCTTGACATAAGATCAAGTAATCTTGTCATATGTTAAATTTAACATTGACagaagtaaaagaaacattGATAGATATCATACTATTAAGATTTCATCATTAGTAGAAATAGAGAAATCTTGACATATGTATATGTCAAGCTAGCTTTAGACTTTTCTTAACATCGGCATAGATGACATATGCAGATAGTAACCTATCTTGACAGATATACCTTATCTTAATAGTAAAAAACTGTCAACaatgaccttttttcttgtagtggttTCATAATCACTTTTCAAAAAgtcatctttcatttttttagagagagagagaaaggcaCGAGACCTTCAAAGTTTTCAAGCATCTTCTTCACCGCAtagatttgatttgggaacatccaaatctagaCAGTTTTTTAAAGCTTTGTTATTCCATGTCCTTATATATCcttatgtattattattattattattatttattactattattattattattattattattattattattgcttcATTGCTAGGATATAGAAGCCCTAGGGAAAGTTTCATATACTTAACCTAAGTTTGGGTTAGGGTTAAAAATATATGGGGTTTCCTACAATTGGTATCGGAGCCTTAGGTTAGTAAACAACATGATATAAGCTTTCTAAGGTATGCTAATGGTTGTTTTACCTGGATTTTTGTTTAtcccatggccttagggatttttcttaaagaaaaataaatttcatgagAAGTATTTTCCattgttatttttctaaaactgGTTGTTAAAAGTCatattgttatttctttttgaGACTATCCACTTGGTTTGGATAGGTGGTTCTCCAAACTCTTCCCCCTAAGAGAAAGATAATGACACCTCTAGTGATAGTGGTCCTCCTGGCTCTTTTCCCCGAAGATAAGGACAAAACTACCAAGTCTTTTAGGCTCTCCCCTTTAAGAGAAGAAAGACTTTCGTGGATATAGATGGTTCAAggataaaagaataaaagagcAATTCTTTAGCATAGGAGTCCCGGTTTAAGAAATAAGTAACGGTTTTAGAAAATGTCATGATAAAGAGTTTATTTTAAGAAAGGTTACCaaaattgagatagaacctaggatggcgttGTAATGATGGGAGTCCAAAAGAATTAAAGGTAATCTGAGTAAAACCTAGCATGGTGTCACAATGACGAGCGTCCAAAGAAACTAAGGATAAACTAAGATAAAAACTAGGATGATGTCAAAATGATAAGAGTCCAAAGTAGCTAAGAATAAGCTCATATAGAACTTTGGATGACGTTGTAATGATGAGAATTCAAATGAACTAAGGATAAACTGAGATAAAATCGAGGATGACATCGTAATCATGAGAGACCAAAGGAGCTAAGCATACACTTAGAtggaacctaggatggcatcacAATGATAGGCGTTCAAAGGAACTATGGATAAATTGAGCTAGAACTTATGATGATCATGCAATGATGAGAATCCAAGGGAACCAAGGAAaaactgagatagaacctaggatgatgtCACAATGGTAGGAGTCCAAATGAACTAAGGGCAAATTGAGATAGAGTCTAGGATGACGTGGAAATGATGGGAGTCCAAAGGAGctaagaataaacttagatacAACTAGGATGGAGTCATAATGATGGGCATCCAAAGGAACTAAGCATAAATTGAGATAAAGCCTAGGATGGCATCACAAATAGAACATAAGATGGTGTCACAATGATAGGGATACAAAGGAAATAAGGATGAATTGAGATAAAACCTAAGATAACATCATAATAATTAGAGTCTAAAGGAACTAAGCATAAAtaaagatagaacctaggatggtgtcacAATGATGGGAATCCAAAGGAGCTAAGtataaacttagatagaacctaggatgacgttGCAATGACAAGAATCAAAAAGAACTAAGGATAAACTAAGAAAGAATCTAGGATTGCGTCACAATGACAAGAGTCCAAAGGAGTTAAGAATAAActtaggtagaacctaggatgatgtTGTAATGACGAGAGTGAAAAGGAATTAAggataaactaatatagaacctaggatggtgcaGCAATGATAGGAATCCAAGGGAACCAAGGATAAATTGAGATAGAATCTAGAATGACAAAGGAACTGAGGAGAAATTGAGATAGAACTTAGAATGACATCACAATGATCGGAATCTAAGGAAACTAAAGATAAATAGggattgaatatattttaacatTGTTAAAGcattttactataattttttaaatataattatgaaaaaaaacttcattaaaaaaagtttattaaaagaaaaatgttaatttcACTGACATTTATCTAATTATTGAATGTCAAAAACCATATGaatatatgagaaaaatgaaaaaataataataataaatgtaattaCCGTTATTActcaaatttatgattaaaagtGTTGTGgattataaaattttacaacttttttaaaacatttatttagtAAGTCTAATAGTAAATTTATTGGAAGCTCTAAAATTCAATTCACTATTTTTGTCAAAAACCTAGATCTAATTTACAGTCACAAAATTATCCTAAAGTCTCACCTGCAGCCATAGCCCTAGCACAGGagaccttttattttattttattttattttaaatatatatatatatattaaaataaactcctcattccaaataaaataaatctttagAAATATTCACAGGCCCCTCAAGGGCACAGCAGGAGCCGGCATGAACCAGATTCAACGCCCACCATATTCTTCTAATCCAAGCCAACCAATCAAGTCCAGCCATGTTATCCACCCACCAACCTTCGCACTTGGCAACTGTTGCCAAGTTATCCACTGCTCTTACATGGGCCCACTTCTCAAGCGTGTCTATCATCTGTACCTTACACGTTATCTTTGCTGAGATGGCAGAGGACGTGATCTTCGCAAATTATAATAATGGCAGATTGTGGATGGCGGCGGAGACTTGTTCAATGATCTCATGCTGATTTTGAATGCTCTTTTTGGTGGAGGGTGAAAGTAACAAATTCAGCACCAGCCGCCAGCTGCAAGCCCGATCGTCCATTTCGTCTTTTAAGGAaattaattcatcaactttaagaATTTTTGTGTAGATTTTAAACTCATGAGAAGGACACATTTCTGTAATTACAGCAATGTCTTTAGCGGAAGTTtagataaaattatgtttttagtcttaattataaagaaaaatttgaatttttttttaatcaagaagtTGTCAGATTTTTGTATTCtgaaatttgtttgtttatttgttttatttaaaaaaaaaaattgtcggATTTTCGTATAATGAATATAGAATTAGTCTTGCATATGTTtcaggtggtgtttgtttttttgactttttactgaaagtaatttagttttagaatttaggttgtttgtttttctactttttcatgacttattataaactttttactaaatagaaaaagccaaaatatgtagctttttttaaatagaaaaaataacatattggtttttttttactttttaatatttaatagaaataaaatactacaaaaacaaacaacctaatatttaacactattaagtattaaggttctatttagaattaagtaaaaaaacaaacaccatctcaGTTTAATAAGACTTATGAAAggtaatatttttcttacaacATTTTCAGGTAAGGGTGATAGTGCAACTGTAGACGTCACCCGTGTTGTGGTGGTGGCTATCTTATTTAACTTATATGAACTGTAGAGTACCCCACCTGAATACCactcattttacatatttttcaaattagtagcatatgttgaaaattttcttgtatGCTTAACAAAAACTCGGATATATTCTTCCTTCATTTTGATAACATACACAAGAATAAACAATGACTTTAACTTGTGGTATTTGAGGAGGTCCTCCAACAATCGTAAAATAACAATTCAATATCTTTACTaccttttatttgattaataaaacATGACTCATGAATAACTGTTCCCATCATTTCACCTAGTTTGAATCTGTACCAACGCTATGGAGCACAACGGTCTCAATGGTTAGGCCTGGCCCAAAGCCAAACAAGACACCCCAATCCAATCCTTCACCTGTCGTCGTTTTGCCTTCCTTGAGCGATTTCTTTCTCATctcatccaaaataaataagacaCATGCACTTGACATGTTCCCATATTCACTTAGAATATGCCTTGTTGCTTTGAGTTTCTGTTTATCTAAACCGACTTTTGCTTCAACTGCGTCAAGAATAGCTGGGCCACCTGGATGAGCAATCCAGAATAAGGAATTCCAATCACTAATACCAATTGGGTCAAAAGCCTTAGTCAAACAATTCTCAATGTTTTCAGAGATCAAGGTAGGGACATTAGGCCACAAATGAAAGGTGAGACCCACTTCACGTAAGTTGCCTGCAATAGCACCTGCTGAATTAGGAATAAATGTTTGGGCTGCTGAAACAAGTTGAAAGAGTGGTCGTTCAATCGAGATATCTGGATCAGATCCAACGATTACAGCTGCAGACCCATCACCAAAAAGGGCTTGGCCAACTAAAGAGTCCAAAGCATCTTCGGAAGGACCACGAAATGTAACAACAGTGATCTCAGAGCACACCACAAGAACTCGTGCTCCTGCATTATTCTCTGCAAGATCCTTAGCGGTTCGAAGGACGGTTCCACCCGCATAGCACCCTTGATGGTACAACATCACTCTTCTGACAGATGGTTCGAGGCCTAAAAGATTAGCGAGTTTATAATCTGCACCAGGCATTTCTACACCTGAGGTGGTACAAAATACAAGGTGGGTGATCTTCGATTTAGGCTGACCCCACTCTTTAAGAGCCTTCAATGCTGCTTCCTTACCAAGCTTGGGTACCTCAGCAGTGATAATCTCTTGGCGTATATTAAGAGATGGAGCCATATAAGCACCAATGTTTGGGTGCTCCTCAAGCATTTCTTCGGTCAAATGAATGTAACGCTTCTTGATCATGGATTTGTCACctgtatataaattaaataacagTAATATGTAAGCTCAAGGCACACTAGTGaaacaaaatcaattcaatgGGTAGATTGATTGTTCAAGATGATCAAACATTGTTCAACTGAGGGTAAAAAGATTCATCTTAATACAATATAAAAgcttattttttattgcatCAATTAATAACGTGATCCCATGCATTATACCATGTGATTCAAAGAGCACCTGCTCATACCATCACTCATAGATGCGttgtataaatttaaaatgagtacACAGAAAGCTTGAAAAAGATGTTTCAGTGGTCGTAGGGGAATCATATGTATATGAAGGATGTTAAAATTATACTTACAAATGCGGTTGAACTTCTTCTTGAGCTCGGTCATGTGCTCGCTTTTAGTGACCCGAAAATAGTAATCAGCGAAATCAGACTGGTACAGACAGTTGTCCGGGGTAGCTGTGCCAATGGCTAGAACGGTGGCCGGACCCTTGGCACGCTGAGCATTTCTAATTTCCTCCACAGACGCCATGGATAGTGTGTGATGACTACTGAAATGGAAGCTTCAAAGTtgaagaaggaaagagaaatgaaattttaggaGCACAAGTGCTTGGAGCTGTCTGGCCAAAGTTGTGTCTTGAGGTTGGTATTTATAATCACCACAAATGCTGTCTCACCAACTCTCATCCACTTCCATGTAGGTAGGCGTGCATTTGAATAATCCGGTGCCATGGGGTTTGATTTCCAACTTGGTAGGCTTCGGTTTtccttctctattttatttttctgtctttcttcttcctctaaaaCTCTTTTGGTCTTTTTAACCCACGTAAGGCGGTTGGTAAGGCGGTTGGAAGCTTACCTTTTTTGACTCCAAGTTGGTAGCATCACTTTCATATCCCCCGAGTACTATTTGACAAAAGACCCAAAATTTTCACGTGCTGGGCCAGCTGCTGCCGGCTGGACCAAGTCGATGATCGATATTAATGCAGAACAATGAAGGTAAAAAGTAGTTGCTATTAACGAACATAAATATTCGTTAATTAATGAGGatatttgttatgaaaaatatttttaaaagtttttatatttgctattatttagttttttttttttttttggtttttgtttttaaatccttaatttttgAAGGCAGAAGCTCACCTTTTTTTACTCCAAGCTGGTAGGGTCATTTTCATATTCCCAAGTACAATAATATTTGACCATTGAGTTGGAATTCTTTACTTGATCTTCCACATCATGTTGAGCCAAGCTAATTATCGGTATTAATACAGAAATTTAATTAGGAAATCTGTAATGTGGCAGCTAATATGTTCAAgtcataaattaatatataccTTTTTGTCAAAGTTATTTACATCAGAACTTCTTTGAACAAAGTTGATATCGAATATCACTTGAGAGAGAAAtatgattgataaaaaataacacTTTCTAACTAACCTTCTAAATTTTGAATGAAAGTTGTTTTAGTGTATtggaatttgtttaaaaaaataattatttaatatatatatattaaataaatataatcaacGAACTCAATAAACTTTTTGGTTTGACCttccaattttttcaacaaaatgacatttttttttcaacaaaacgagaaatataagaaaatgaagaataaaaacataaGCAAGGAGGAATAATTTACTAAGTATCTAAAATTCAATCCTCTATCTATTATAGGGAAAACAAAGAGTggaaaaataatccaaaatgtATCAAAGATACTCCCTCTTTCGACCTAATACATCAAAAACCAACCATGCATAAAAGTCTAAATCTTATTGATCCAACttcttatatattatatttctttagtgATAAAGGAAGTTCAAATCAAACCTAAAATTCTCTATGGTCAGAAGGAGGTTCAAAGCATCCCAAAACCTAAAATTATTTAGGGTCACAAGGAGTTTTAAATAATTCTCTAAATTCTCTAAAATTTAAGATTGGACACTTTTGACAATCTTTTGATCGAATACCTACATCCTCttataattacaattttttagaaaattaagtAATCTAGATATAATAGagtataaaaaactattttataggatacaaagaaaaaaaaattaatttttagaattcaaatgaagttcaaaattaaaaagaataaaacataactgaataaaataagatttcaaTGGAACATTGGAGAAGCTATTTGCTTAAGTCTGACTCTTGAAATAAAACACAAGGTTTTGAATGAGAAATCTCCTTGTGATTCATTGGAGAAGCTAGAAAACATTTATATGTAAAAATCGCTAACAAATAGGTTATATTTGAAGAAACAACTATTTGAATGGAAGATGGATGAAGAATAGATGGTAGggattatataaataaatttaataagcGCATCGCCCAATTATTAAGTGTAGCGGTTAAGATTGATGAGGAAgattaacatattatttttatcggCATCCCTACCAAAATAATATGAGTAAATGGTAACTGTGCTCTTAGTTGGAAAGATGATGTTAATAGTCGATAAGCCATCAATTGCTCTTTTAGAGACAAAAAATTAAGTAGCCAAGTAGTTCATCTCATACAAAACAAGCTCTTGTGATGAATTTTAAATCACATCGTGGTAACACCAAGTCATGATAGAGATATTATGATAGGAGAGATTATCATTTCTAAATCACACTTTTGAACTGATATGGAAATTTATTACTACCCAAGAAAAGGACATATTAAAAGGCACTATGAAGAATTGACAAAGCATgtagaaacaagaaaaaatattgaatcccATGAGACTCTACTAATATTGTTGATGAAATTTTTGTTGGCTCTTCgatttttggtttttgtgttCTTTTCATATGTGCCCAAATAAGGAGAGGTTTGATATCTATAATGAATGTGATGCTAGTACTATATGAATGGATAATGAATCAAGCTTTAAATTGATTGGGATTGACACCATGATAGTGAAGATGTTTGATTGTGTTGTGAGGATATTGTGTAATGTTAAGCATGCATGTTCCTAATTTAGggaatattattttttggggGGCTTAGGGCTCTTTGGGTTATGATTTTTCAGCAAATAACtatgtaataaaaattaatcaaggtACTTTGATAGCtatgaaagagaaaaagttcaaatatttataCACCTTGATTGAGAAGATAATTTTAGGTGAAGCCACACCATGAAGAGTATTTTGCTAGTGATAAAGAAGTTATCAAAGTAGAAGAGTGCAACAAGATGACCAAGTCTCCATTTTCACCTAAGAGTACTCAATGGCATAAGGATGATACTAATTGCAAAAGGAatgaagttatatatatatatatatatatatataaaattttcttgagTCTAGTTTGACAAGGATTTGAACTTGATACAtgtttattatcattaattatgcaagattgagagaatttgagtcaaGGTGAAGGTTTATGGAAGTTGGTTCAAataatttgttctttatttttaggatagtcaaatatttatagagtttgTATTTT
It encodes:
- the LOC117934281 gene encoding stilbene synthase 4 — protein: MASVEEIRNAQRAKGPATVLAIGTATPDNCLYQSDFADYYFRVTKSEHMTELKKKFNRICDKSMIKKRYIHLTEEMLEEHPNIGAYMAPSLNIRQEIITAEVPKLGKEAALKALKEWGQPKSKITHLVFCTTSGVEMPGADYKLANLLGLEPSVRRVMLYHQGCYAGGTVLRTAKDLAENNAGARVLVVCSEITVVTFRGPSEDALDSLVGQALFGDGSAAVIVGSDPDISIERPLFQLVSAAQTFIPNSAGAIAGNLREVGLTFHLWPNVPTLISENIENCLTKAFDPIGISDWNSLFWIAHPGGPAILDAVEAKVGLDKQKLKATRHILSEYGNMSSACVLFILDEMRKKSLKEGKTTTGEGLDWGVLFGFGPGLTIETVVLHSVGTDSN